In Leishmania mexicana MHOM/GT/2001/U1103 complete genome, chromosome 20, one genomic interval encodes:
- a CDS encoding cell division cycle protein-like protein — MHAPTTTTTCTRRQLSHAQASTCMAGFTDALVLEAPALWWPAVGDLPRYPIDEQRSFVAAIVEAAMPWPQGSSTAEGTVLRTLGLSCLGRSVMMTAEWSYLDGIESMQPPSVKVWNPLQGCAVYLTVSTEAGLGSLASVHHGGKDGRGTASLAELDLRQLVRDERVRVTHRSLREMLSRCCCSRTALLTRMQRCAEQRDEYALLRRAVTRAHAAALQHLERAAQAMDGVLASSRGPSRKAGVSAPSLSSLLFAGDTPSQRHLLCLLQATTPSVVQVSSTRVFVLEARRLNFAEVLTLHELEALEVVEAVLRPPLLCTSAAPSSSAVQVSPCLLIVMESLHLLEGNANSLVASVIHQLCVCLDALHASAVPAIVWSFTEDVRDTPPALLSRVGSQHERLAMSTTEDRTAYLTRRLARWPPVSSLQRTACHTAAVALAESTAHWTVDQLVQVRDADLASMLPSSPALTRKVSDGASHQTECLPKQRNRAVEVQDGVPASPAISVAAQRPEPPLFDVYSRLYGIEEAICKVEELIVWSLTHLFLLRELAIPCAKGVLLCGPSGSGKTALLSCLGRRLQLPDARRLHVMSVDGLSLITKEVGRSEKNIAQLFDTARSLAPTVLFIDNLDSLAPPRGRTTAETSTTGDRTLSTLLTQMDGVGGGHADRVVVVVASAPSIDTLDPAVCRPGRLDVHVQLTNPPTSASAAAMKGRLREFVARMQKRRQSDGVLATEDGAGAATLEVLEEVDQLVDEYLANVTAKVEGKADDDAALPPRPSLSPAEVTAAIREVMLDVVARLERGDGPTPTCATLSSEAHVADRSSDVVRAVRDAVRHLYGAA; from the coding sequence atgCACGCACCCACGACAACCACCACATGCACTCGTCGCCAACTGAGTCACGCACAAGCAAGTACATGCATGGCGGGCTTCACTGACGCGTTGGTGCTCGAGGCACCCGCACTTTGGTGGCCGGCAGTTGGCGATCTGCCTCGATATCCGATTGACGAACAGCGGTCGTTTGTGGCCGCCATTGTGGAGGCAGCGATGCCCTGGCCGCAGGGCTCTTCCACAGCAGAGGGTACCGTGCTTCGCACGCTGGGCCTCTCGTGCCTGGGCCGCAGCGTCATGATGACGGCTGAATGGAGCTACCTCGACGGTATCGAGTCAATGCAGCCCCCGTCCGTGAAGGTGTGGAACCCGCTGCAGGGGTGCGCCGTGTACCTGACAGTAAGCACAGAGGCCGGGCTAGGGTCCCTGGCCAGTGTACATCATGGTGGCAAGGATGGACGTGGCACCGCGTCCTTGGCGGAGTTGGATTTACGTCAGCTGGTACGCGATGAGCGAGTGCGCGTGACGCACCGCTCGCTTCGTGAGATGCTgagtcggtgctgctgctcacgaACAGCCCTTCTGACCCGCATGCAGCGATGCGCCGAACAGCGAGATGAGTAcgcgctgcttcgccgcgCCGTCACGCGGGcccacgccgcagcgcttcAACACTTGGAGCGAGCCGCTCAGGCCATGGATGGCGTCCTCGCCAGCAGCCGTGGGCCATCCAGGAAGGCTGGTGTCTCTGCACCCTCCCTGTCGTCACTCCTGTTCGCTGGTGACACGCCGAGTCAGCGGCATCTGCTGTGTCTCCTGCAAGCCACCACGCCATCGGTTGTCCAGGTATCGAGCACGCGGGTGTTTGTGCTTGAGGCCCGTCGCCTTAACTTTGCCGAGGTGCTGACTCTCCACGAGTTGGAGGCGTTGGAagtggtggaggcggtgctgcggccaccgctgttgtgcacctctgccgccccttcctccaGCGCAGTACAGGTCTCCCCATGCCTGCTTATTGTTATGGAATCTCTGCACCTGTTGGAGGGCAACGCCAACTCACTCGTGGCCAGCGTGATACACcagctgtgcgtgtgcctggaTGCCCTGCACGCCAGCGCTGTACCAGCGATCGTTTGGTCTTTCACGGAGGATGTGCGCGacacgccgccggcgctacTCTCGCGCGTAGGCTCACAACATGAGCGACTCGCCATGTCGACGACTGAGGACCGCACCGCCTACCTGACGCGACGCTTGGCACGTTGGCCACCGGtgtcgtcgctgcagcggacCGCATGTCACACGGCTGCCGTTGCATTGGCCGAAAGCACTGCGCACTGGACGGTAGATCAGCTTGTGCAAGTCCGTGACGCGGATCTCGCCAGTatgctgccctcctcccctgcgcTCACCCGGAAGGTGAGCGATGGTGCCTCACATCAAACTGAGTGTCTACCCAAGCAGCGCAACAGAGCTGTGGAGGTGCAAGACGGCGTACCTGCCTCCCCAGCTATCTCGGTGGCCGCACAACGTCCAGAACCTCCGCTGTTTGACGTGTACAGCCGCCTCTACGGCATCGAAGAGGCGATATGCAAGGTGGAGGAGTTGATTGTATGGTCACTGACGCATCTTTTCCTCTTGCGCGAACTTGCCATTCCGTGCGCGAAGGGCGTCCTTCTCTGCGGGCCCAGCGGGTCCGGCAAGACGGCACTCCTGTCCTGCCTCGGGCGACGGCTGCAGTTGCCAGACGCGCGGCGCCTCCACGTCATGTCCGTGGATGGGCTCTCCCTGATTACAAAAGAGGTCGGCCGCTCCGAGAAGAACATCGCGCAGCTCTTCGACACCGCGCGCTCCCTTGCGCCGACAGTACTTTTCATTGACAACCTCGACTCGCTGGCCCCGCCTCGCGGGCGTACCACGGCAGAAACGAGCACGACCGGCGATCGCACGCTTAGCACTCTCCTTACACAGAtggacggcgtcggcggtgggCATGCAGaccgcgtcgtcgttgtcgtcgcctCGGCTCCGTCGATCGACACGCTCGACCCCGCCGTGTGCCGTCCTGGTCGACTTGACGTGCATGTGCAACTCACTAACCCGCCCACGAgtgcctccgctgctgctatGAAAGGGCGGCTTCGCGAGTTTGTGGCTCGCATGCAGAAACGGCGGCAGTCTGATGGTGTGTTAGCCACCGAGGACGGAGCGGGGGCTGCGAcgctggaggtgctggaggaggtcgaTCAGCTTGTTGATGAGTACCTTGCCAACGTCACAGCAAAGGTGGAGGGCAAAGCAGATGACGACGCAGctctgccaccgcggccgTCCTTGTCCCCGGCtgaggtgacggcggcaaTACGTGAGGTGATGCTTGACGTCGTTGCGCGACTAGAGCGAGGTGACGGCCCTACGCCAACTTGCGCAACTCTATCGTCTGAAGCACATGTGGCGGACAGGAGCAGTGATGTGGTGCGCGCCGTGCGAGACGCCGTCCGCCACCTCTACGGCGCCGCTTAG
- a CDS encoding phosphatase-like protein, protein MPTVPFAGQVRMEWYQSVEQIHFTFYVKDRTVDDVVVTKTATSLEVVIRLDDSGREYSCSYDPLFAELTGDAASISVRPMKVEVSVVKAQPYQWPALERKPSADGAVVAPTCGEPEIPLPATAKDLKYPNSKGKDWSALKLEVEEDAKPEGEAALNKLFQQIYGDGSDEQRRAMIKSFTESGGTVLSTNWDDVKKKKVEVQPPKGMEAKTISE, encoded by the coding sequence ATGCCGACGGTGCCCTTCGCTGGTCAAGTGCGGATGGAGTGGTACCAGTCCGTGGAGCAGATCCACTTCACCTTCTACGTCAAGGACCGCACAGTGGACGACGTCGTCGTGACGAAAACGGCCACATCGCTTGAGGTGGTCATCCGCCTCGATGACAGCGGACGCGAGTACAGCTGCAGCTACGATCCGCTGTTTGCGGAGCTGACGGGTGATGCCGCGTCCATCTCGGTGCGTCCCATGAAGGTCGAGGTCTCCGTGGTGAAGGCCCAACCGTACCAGTGGCCGGCTCTGGAGCGCAAGCCCAGCGCGGATGGCGCAGTGGTGGCCCCGACCTGTGGCGAGCCAGAGATCCCGCTTCCTGCAACGGCCAAGGACCTCAAGTACCCGAACAGCAAGGGCAAGGACTGGAGCGCGCTGaagctggaggtggaggaggacgcaaAGCCGGAAGGAGAGGCGGCCCTCAACAAGCTCTTCCAGCAAATCTACGGCGACGGTTCcgatgagcagcgccgcgcgatGATCAAGTCCTTCACGGAAAGCGGTGGCACGGTGCTGTCCACTAACTGGGACGACGTgaaaaagaagaaggtgGAGGTTCAGCCGCCAAAGGGCATGGAAGCGAAGACTATTTCGGAGTAG
- a CDS encoding ribosomal protein S11 homolog produces the protein MHRPSRKHVNKSGHIRYSKKIGLGFKTPAKALNGKYIDRKCPFTSNVVIRGRILRGIVHSTKMHRTIIIRRNYLHFIKKYQRYQKRHKSLAVHCSPAFDPKQGDEVVIGQCRPLSKTIRYNVLEVVSKSSADKMGKKFAKN, from the coding sequence ATGCACCGCCCGAGCCGCAAGCACGTCAACAAGTCCGGTCACATCCGCTATTCCAAGAAGATCGGTCTCGGCTTCAAGACCCCGGCGAAGGCGCTGAACGGTAAGTACATCGATCGCAAGTGCCCCTTCACGAGCAACGTGGTGATTCGCGGCCGCATCCTGCGCGGCATTGTGCACTCCACCAAGATGCACCGCACCATCATCATCCGCCGCAACTATCTGCATTTCATCAAGAAGTATCAGCGTTACCAGAAGCGCCACAAGTCCCTGGCCGTCCACTGCAGCCCCGCCTTCGACCCGAAGCAGGGTGATGAGGTCGTCATTGGCCAGTGCCGCCCGCTCAGCAAGACGATCCGCTACAACGTCTTGGAGGTGGTGTCGAAGAGCTCTGCCGACAAGATGGGCAAGAAGTTCGCCAAGAACTAA
- a CDS encoding putative ribosome biogenesis protein: MAGGGKKRSRSAQAEAVSAAEAAQPQVEPLADVADATKAMVNDEEEMVGQLHVRRAQTTKMMTNRQKMLVLGARSMTSKDRHLLLDLRGLMPHSREHPKIGRTNTLGDDLIELCGLHQCNSVMFVEPHRNDVSYLWIGQAPSGPSIKMQMSNVHTADEIRMAGNCLKYSRPLLHFDHDFELHPHLRVTKSLLHMAFNTPRYHPKSKPFVDRIMSFLWLDNHIWVRNYQIVPTSPPSLMEIGPRFTLEPVAIFNGCCKGSVLWKSATARPPTEQRRDRKLRRLEKQQANEVIKEKSERHKALHPAPSADPLDLVFRD, translated from the coding sequence ATGGCAGGTGGAGGTAAGAagcgctctcgctctgcaCAGGCAGAAGCGGTGTCGGCAGCTGAGGCTGCACAGCCTCAGGTGGAACCTCTGGCTGACGTGGCGGACGCCACCAAGGCGATGGTgaacgacgaggaagagatgGTCGGCCAGCTGCACGTGCGGCGCGCGCAGACGACAAAGATGATGACGAACCGGCAGAAGATGCTGGTTCTCGGTGCCCGTAGCATGACGAGCAAGgaccgccacctgctgctcgacCTGCGTGGCCTCATGCCGCACTCCCGCGAACATCCGAAGATTGGACGCACAAACACCCTTGGCGATGACCTCATCGAGCTGTGCGGACTGCATCAATGCAATAGTGTTATGTTCGTCGAGCCGCATCGAAACGATGTCAGCTACCTGTGGATCGGACAGGCCCCCAGCGGCCCGAGCATCAAAATGCAGATGAGCAACGTGCACACGGCGGACGAGATTCGTATGGCGGGGAACTGCCTCAAGTACAGTCGTCCGCTTCTCCACTTCGACCACGACTTTGAGCTCCACCCGCACCTGCGTGTGAccaagtcgctgctgcacatggCCTTCAACACGCCCCGCTACCACCCCAAATCAAAGCCGTTCGTGGACCGCATCATGTCTTTCCTGTGGCTCGACAACCACATTTGGGTGCGTAACTATCAAATCGTGCCAACGAGCCCGCCGTCGTTGATGGAGATCGGGCCCCGCTTCACCTTGGAGCCGGTGGCGATCTTCAACGGGTGCTGCAAGGGAAGCGTGCTATGGAagagcgcgacggcgcggccaccaacggagcagcgccgcgaccgCAAGCTGCGTCGCCTCGAGAAGCAGCAGGCCAACGAGGTGATCAAAGAGAAGTCCGAGAGGCACAAGGCACTGCATCCGGCACCGAGCGCCGACCCGCTCGACCTTGTCTTCCGTGACTGA
- a CDS encoding putative separin, producing the protein MTSSHSTLLRTLYDATTHTLRNADEVAALVEAAVQLSSLRYRPLASSWDLPKLLSSALRTQLNARLRSPAAVASSVSPVSLCRVLAAAWRLCPLVSLPLPHAAADGCTSLTSVALLLSLTDEAVERVGREMASLENAPCSSDAAEPPARGTATAVVTSLLLYWHMLCGEAQEATAESEETFRRVSATVWRCLQRWTAADGCDEVRRTLLKTWMSTVLRRALLGTSGLCVMSAVTLLDAVVQRSMDTTTSMTFASCGPSNSGLSELWARLHLRVCQHVMEDMRARQAAFSAEWSHSVAPVLTRAFAQEPPLLSPSFTNVMQFAEPLSTSLGELMRVVHRLRRCALGSSTASQADDFASCVSADTLAPLLCLARLSPRLAEAGVPIVPFATANAYRTYVAPLIAVSLRWGLVSEACALLDWFANALDDRETQWHRRLHRILDGLTPVASSAAPADTLTRLRGREGGLPYFEWLEELQCTSLTALDVLATCNDVRQLRPVCDALLRHRPAEWATEVLQDSFAPFFILSGLTRLIEALLQARDAPLARFYVTLLGRLLPRCPCPTQLEVLLRVVYRLATVLTTTHLSTADYAAPDSLYGAALARWQRLKTVLEHVDAELSDAGDPDGSRHVGWPRQSTAGLAWRARRHLQSFCAHRRAENVCTAASDQSTANSPAVALGTVVVLCYTPAGSQSEGEGLLWLRRTRIRATCLSGEQRAQDQQLLSLTVRCPVGGALRSCAVEMADVMSRNRAQLMRGTASAVGETGRCLDSQGPREFTESTSCACQQAGDSAAVPTEADAERQRRCKEAWWCERFELDDRIGRVAASMQDALGAAHMLLLGYPSPSLGGQLQTLAARFACECVHLRGVGRCPPMDALQHVTLQVLAAAPYLWKDKTPPRGQTTCWYGPRNAHSCACCMQTVKRAQRMLLEAVTALGQLVAAATAAAAESSLSCALASDPANVEECWLGLLSDKSVQGVVEEMVPAVLNAYYRELAPDAATKVPGDDEERHHHHADLLLVSREHVYLVLDGELHALPWEALDACQERSVSRVPSLEYLKYCNTDAPAVSLQRLFVYRDDAALQHGPSSLTDLTAQHPHWEVAYGETSQAAAAAARDGSSVVTSPLMRRLLSQCEAASDHIDAFVYAGHKGGEHLVPRGALYDWIPAAAGTPPTLVLLMGCSSARMQASALYDCFGLPIAYLSAGVSCVLGCLWDVTDADIDRLTSRFLQVASQRTADSEGITVGECLAVARRACKLHYLTGMATVFYGVNCYVAAAREDDSRGTA; encoded by the coding sequence ATGACATCATCCCACAGTACCCTGTTGCGCACCCTCTATGATGCCACCACTCATACCTTGCGCAATGCCGACGAGGTTGCGGCACTAGTCGAGGCCGCGGTGCAGCTCTCCTCCTTACGCTATCGACCCCTCGCATCGTCGTGGGATCTGCCGAAACTGCTCTCGTCCGCGTTACGCACGCAGCTGAACGCGCGCCTGCGCTcgcctgcggcagtggcgagCAGCGTCAGTCCAGTCTCTCTGTGTCGCGtgctggcagcggcgtggcggctGTGTCCGCTggtgtcgctgccgttgcctcATGCAGCCGCAGACGGTTGCACCTCACTGACCAGCGTCGCTTTGCTTCTGTCACTCACCGATGAAGCCGTCGAGCGGGTGGGACGGGAGATGGCGTCGCTGGAGAACGCTCCGTGTTCTTCGGATGCAGCGGAGCCGCCTGCTCGTGGCACAGCAACCGCTGTTGTGACGTCGCTACTGCTCTACTGGCACATGCTCTGcggcgaggcgcaggaggccactgcagagagcgaggaaaCGTTTCGGCGGGTGTCGGCGACGGTGTGGCGGTGTCTGCAGCGCTGGACCGCGGCTGACGGCTGTGACGAGGTGCGCCGTACCCTCCTCAAAACATGGATGAGTACAGTGCTGCGGCGTGCGCTATTGGGTACGAGTGGCCTGTGCGTGATGAGtgccgtgacgctgctggacgccgtcgtgcagcGGAGCATGGACACGACGACGTCCATGACTTTTGCCTCGTGCGGGCCGTCGAACAGTGGACTCAGCGAGCTGTGGGCAAggctgcacctgcgcgtcTGTCAACACGTCATGGAGGACATGCGAGCGCGCCAAgccgccttcagcgccgAGTGGAGTCACTCCGTCGCACCGGTGCTCACTCGCGCTTTCGCGCAGGAGCCACCCTTGCTATCCCCCTCCTTCACCAACGTGATGCAGTTCGCCGAACCGCTCAGCACTTCGCTGGGTGAGCTGATGCGTGTGGTCCACCGTCTGCGGCGATGCGCCCTCGGCAGCAGTACTGCGTCGCAGGCGGACGATTTCGCCTCGTGTGTGAGTGCAGATACCCTGGCGCCGCTCTTGTGTTTggcgcgtctctctccgaGACTGGCAGAAGCGGGTGTACCGATCGTGCCCTTCGCGACTGCCAACGCGTATCGCACATACGTGGCGCCGTTAATCGCGGTGTCGCTTCGCTGGGGCCTCGTTTCAGAGGCGTGTGCACTGCTGGATTGGTTCGCCAACGCGCTGGACGATCGTGAGACAcagtggcaccggcgcctgcATCGAATCTTGGACGGTCTTACACCAGTCGCGTCCTCTGCAGCCCCAGCGGACACCTTGACAAGGCTGCGCGGACGAGAGGGCGGTCTGCCGTACTTCGAGTGGCTTGAAGAACTTCAGTGCACCTCCTTAACGGCTCTGGACGTGCTGGCCACTTGCAATGATGTcaggcagctgcggccggtATGTGACGCCcttctgcgccaccgccccgcGGAGTGGGCCACGGAGGTACTCCAGGATTCGTTTGCCCCATTCTTTATTCTTAGCGGGCTCACGCGCCTGATTgaggcactgctgcaggcTCGCGATGCTCCGCTGGCACGCTTCTACGTGACCCTGCTGGggcgcctcctcccgcgTTGCCCCTGCCCGACACAGCTCGAAGTATTGCTGCGCGTTGTGTACCGCCTGGCCACCgtgctcaccaccacccacctcTCCACTGCAGACTACGCGGCTCCAGACAGCCTCTACGGAGCGGCCTTGGCAAGGTGGCAACGTCTGAAGACCGTCCTAGAGCACGTGGACGCAGAGCTTTCCGACGCGGGCGACCCGGACGGTTCAAGGCATGTTGGCTGGCCACGGCAGAGCACCGCAGGTCTTGCGTGGCGCGCTCGGAGGCATCTTCAAAGTTTCTGCGCGCACCGCAGAGCAGAGAACGTTTGTACCGCCGCTTCTGATCAAAGCACGGCCAACTCCCCTGCTGTCGCCCTAGGCACCGTTGTGGTGCTCTGCTACACCCCCGCTGGCTCGCAGAGTGAAGGAGAGGGGCTGCTCTGGCTCCGGCGCACTCGGATCAGGGCCACGTGTCTCTCAGGAGAACAGCGGGCGCAGgaccagcagctgctcagcCTAACGGTGCGCTGCCCTGTGGGGGGAGCGTTGCGGTCATGTGCAGTTGAGATGGCAGACGTGATGAGCCGAAACCGAGCACAACTGATGCGGGGCACCGCAAGCGCAGTCGGGGAGACGGGTCGGTGCCTTGACAGCCAAGGCCCGCGTGAGTTCACTGAAAGCACAAGCTGCGCGTGCCAGCAAGCAGGCGACtctgccgcggtgccgacCGAAGCGGATGCtgagcgacagcgacggtgcAAGGAGGCGTGGTGGTGTGAACGGTTTGAACTTGACGATCGTATTGGCCGGGTCGCTGCGTCGATGCAAGACGCCCTCGGCGCGGCGCATATGTTGCTGCTCGGTTACCCCagtccctccctcggtggcCAGTTGCAAACACTGGCAGCGCGCTTTGCTTGCGAGTGTGTGCACCTCCGCGGTGTCGGTCGCTGCCCTCCTATGGACGCCTTGCAGCACGTCACTCTGCAGGTTCTTGCGGCGGCTCCGTACCTCTGGAAAGATAAGACACCGCCTCGCGGGCAGACCACGTGCTGGTACGGACCACGCAACGCACACAGTTGCGCGTGCTGTATGCAGACAGTAAAGCGCGCGCAAAGGATGCTGCTTGAGGCGGTCACGGCTCTGGGACAGCtggtcgctgccgccacagcagccgcggctgaGTCATCTTTGTCGTGTGCACTCGCTAGCGACCCTGCGAACGTGGAGGAATGCTGGCTGGGGCTGTTGTCAGATAAGTCGGTGCAGGGTGTTGTAGAAGAGATGGTGCCGGCTGTGCTGAACGCGTACTACCGCGAGCTCGCGCCAGACGCCGCCACGAAGGTGCCGGGTGATGATGAggagcgccaccaccaccatgcCGACTTGCTCCTTGTCTCGCGCGAGCACGTGTACCTGGTGCTTGACGgagagctgcacgcgctgcctTGGGAAGCTCTGGATGCGTGCCAAGAGCGCAGCGTCTCTCGCGTGCCGTCGCTCGAATACCTGAAGTACTGCAACACCGATGCGCCGGCCGTATCCCTGCAGCGCTTGTTTGTCTATCGCGatgacgcggcgctgcagcacggccCCTCCAGCCTTACGGATCTCACCGCGCAGCATCCACATTGGGAGGTGGCCTACGGCGAAACGTCgcaggcggcagctgcggcggcacgagatggcagcagcgtcgtcacGTCGCCACtgatgcgccgcctcctctcccaaTGCGAGGCGGCGAGCGATCACATAGACGCGTTTGTGTACGCTGGTCACAAGGGCGGGGAGCACCTGGTCCCTCGCGGAGCACTGTACGACTGGATtcccgctgcagccggcaCACCTCcgacgctggtgctgctgatggGCTGCAGCTCTGCCCGCATGCAGGCCAGCGCGCTCTACGACTGCTTTGGCCTGCCCATCGCATACCTTAGCGCAGGCGTATCGTGCGTTCTCGGCTGCCTGTGGGACGTCACGGACGCTGACATTGACCGCCTCACGAGTCGCTTTCTCCAAGTGGCCAGTCAGAGGACGGCGGACAGCGAAGGCATAACCGTCGGGGAGTGCCTCGCAGTGGCACGCCGGGCCTGCAAGCTGCATTACCTTACTGGCATGGCCACCGTCTTCTATGGCGTGAACTGTTACGTGGCGGCCGCGAGGGAGGACGACAGCAGAGGTACTGCCTGA
- a CDS encoding soluble n-ethylmaleimide sensitive factor,putative — protein MSSADSMFADADKKTKKMFFKDFEGAFDLFNRAGVRYKLDKDYMRAGEAYSRAGDCAVKLGDKAGAGMAFADAANAYKKIDAGKAKTMVDMAVRLQLENNRLSGAARLLLEFAASLEDQGSGMDAIPYYEQAMQYFNAEDQKAQAQKCMIAIGKICGENDQYDKALMYYERIANEMLGGPLKFQAQDYFLRAMLCRYAMVNNDNRFERSEECRDALQQYMSADIYLKNTREAEFLQLILEAVTDNDMEKFELGVSLLQDIRKLDDWKTHVLLVVKHNMESLT, from the coding sequence ATGTCCTCCGCCGACTCCATGTTCGCAGATGCGGacaagaaaacgaagaagaTGTTCTTCAAGGACTTCGAGGGCGCCTTCGACCTCTTCAACAGGGCCGGTGTTCGGTACAAGCTGGACAAGGACTACATGCGCGCCGGCGAGGCCTACTCGCGTGCCGGCGACTGTGCGGTGAAGCTTGGCGATAAGGCGGGCGCCGGTATGGCCTTTGCCGACGCCGCGAATGCCTACAAGAAGATCGACGCAGGAAAGGCCAAGACGATGGTGGACATGGCAGTGCGTCTGCAGCTTGAAAACAACCGCCTgtccggcgcggcgcggcttCTCTTGGAGTTCGCTGCCTCTCTCGAGGATCAGGGGTCCGGCATGGACGCCATCCCATATTATGAGCAAGCCATGCAGTACTTCAACGCCGAGGACCAaaaggcgcaggcgcagaaGTGTATGATCGCGATAGGGAAGATCTGCGGCGAGAACGACCAGTATGACAAAGCTCTCATGTACTACGAACGCATCGCCAACGAGATGCTTGGCGGTCCTCTCAAGTTCCAAGCGCAGGACTACTTCCTGCGGGCGATGCTATGCCGCTACGCCATGGTGAACAACGACAACCGCTTCGAGAGGAGCGAGGAGTGCCGCGACGCACTGCAGCAGTACATGTCCGCTGACATCTACCTAAAGAACACGCGCGAGGCGGAGTTCCTGCAGCTCATCCTGGAGGCCGTCACCGATAACGACATGGAGAAGTTTGAGCTCGgtgtatcgctgctgcaggacatTCGCAAGTTGGACGACTGGAAGACACatgtgctgctcgtggtgAAGCACAACATGGAGAGCCTCACCTAA
- a CDS encoding mitochondrial RNA ligase 2, whose product MFRRCLLARLVRRSPVLFSEEKEALFERYSEIENAHSRRIEVLKDAGLFNDEWIATEKVHGANFGIYSTEHGKTIQYAKRSGIMPPHEHFFGYHILIPDLARYAKQGRELLTEQLGMSPSTVIINGELFGGKYDHPSVPKRRQNVMVAGRPRTITAVQTNAFPQYCPDLHFYAFDIKYRMTEEEEYCTMTYDQALAIFEKISGLLYARAIIRGPLSKVAAFDVENFVTTIPPLVGMGDYPLKGNWAEGLVVKHCRRGEPGFDAKGLTIMKFKCTAFQEISTDRRQGPRVDALEEVRRQSIKVSGVQLPDMESVIRDPEVRQATHHLLDHVCENRLQSVLSKIGTDPFETQSITPTELSTLLAKDALKDFLKEADAKIVNTPLLVRREMARYVLFEARKYVASRWKDVVGQQKEADGES is encoded by the coding sequence ATGTTTCGGCGATGCCTGCTTGCACGGCTCGTGCGTCGCTCGCCAGTCCTCTTTTcggaagaaaaagaggcgcTGTTCGAGCGCTATAGCGAGATTGAAAACGCTCACTCGCGACGCATTGAAGTACTGAAGGATGCGGGTCTCTTCAATGATGAGTGGATTGCCACGGAGAAGGTGCATGGCGCCAACTTCGGCATCTACTCGACGGAGCATGGGAAAACTATTCAGTATGCGAAGCGGAGCGGCATCATGCCGCCGCACGAGCACTTTTTCGGCTACCACATTCTCATACCTGATCTCGCGAGGTATGCCAAGCAAGGGCGAGAACTGCTTACGGAACAGCTCGGCATGTCACCCAGTACCGTAATCATCAACGGTGAGCTCTTTGGTGGCAAGTACGACCATCCGAGCGTGccgaagcggcggcagaacGTGATGGTGGCCGGCAGGCCACGCACCATCACGGCTGTGCAGACCAATGCCTTCCCACAGTACTGCCCAGACCTGCATTTCTATGCCTTCGACATCAAGTACCGAAtgaccgaggaggaggagtactGCACCATGACGTACGACCAAGCCTTGGCCATCTTCGAGAAAATTTCGGGCCTTCTCTACGCGCGGGCTATCATTCGAGGGCCGCTGAGCAAGGTGGCCGCGTTCGACGTGGAGAACTTCGTGACGACAATTCCGCCGCTGGTGGGCATGGGCGACTACCCGCTCAAGGGGAACTGGGCAGAGGGCCTCGTGGTAAAACACTGCCGTCGCGGCGAGCCCGGCTTCGACGCAAAGGGCCTCACCATAATGAAGTTCAAGTGCACCGCCTTCCAGGAGATCTCGACCGATCGCCGCCAGGGACCGCGCGTAgacgcgctggaggaggttCGGCGGCAGTCCATCAAAGTCTCTGGCGTACAGCTGCCGGACATGGAGAGCGTCATCCGCGACCCCGAGGTGCGCCAAGCGACACATCACCTCCTCGACCACGTGTGTGAGAATCGCCTCCAGAGTGTCTTGTCCAAGATCGGTACAGACCCGTTCGAGACGCAGTCCATTACCCCAACAGAGCTCTCCACGCTGCTCGCAAAGGATGCGCTGAAAGACTTCTTGAAGGAGGCGGATGCAAAGATCGTGAACACACCGCTACTCGTGCGCCGCGAGATGGCCCGCTACGTTCTTTTCGAGGCGCGCAAGTACGTGGCCAGTAGATGGAAGGACGTCGTTGGGCAACAAAAGGAGGCAGATGGAGAGTCATGA